The genomic window CTCCAGTAGAAGCAGAGGAGGCAAGAGGGGCCTCTGTGGGACAGCTGGCCCAGGAAACACAGGAGACCAGTGCACCTGACACAGGCTCAGATGGCCAGACTCTTCTGGGTCACCTGGTTCTGGCCTGGCCTGGCTGTAAGGTAGCACTCCATGTCTCCAAGGCACAGATGGAAAAAAAGTTCTCCATCCTCCCTCTACTCCAACAGGGTCCACACACTTGATAGTACCgcccaccctctgcccccctgAAAGGAAGCTATGGACTCAGGCAGGAAGGTCCCTGAGGACTCACTTACTCCGTGTCCCTGTTGCGGTTTGTCTCAGCCCTGCCTGTGTCCCCCTCCAGCTGGTACTATCCCACAGCCCCCTCTGCTCACAAGCCTGCAGGTGGTGGGgtggcagagggtgggggtgctGTCCCTGTGCTGCTGCCATTGCTACCCATGATGCTCCttgttgggggcggggagggggtcaGGACTTGCCTGGGGCTTTGGTTAACCCACCGTGGGAGGCAGGACGTTCTGAAGCCTTCTCCAGGCCCTTAGCTCAGGTGAAGACGGAGCTGTAGAGAGGAAACAGGGTGAAGTGGCTGCCTTTCAGCCTCCAAACCAGAGAAAGACCCTGCATTCTCTACCTTCAAACCCTGCCTTGACCGTGGGCATGAGGTCCTGGGCTCTAATGTCGTTCCTTGGGAGCCCAGTGGCTTGAGCAAGTAATTCCTGCTCTATGgctcccctgcccagccctgctttCCCTGGAAGGAGGAAGTAGAAAGGGATTAATAATTAGTTAGTAGCTGAAAGgtgtttgaaattaaaaagaaaaagcaaacaaacaatagcaaccaaaaaaaagggggggggggaagcccaCCTGCtcccttggtttctgctcaaggCTCATTCAGTTTAGGATAATTACTAATTATGCCAGGTGGGAGTAATTAGCTAGTACCCTGCAGGTGGCGGGGAGCAGTCAGGTGTTAAGCTAATTTACCATGGTGAACTGGAGGAGAAGTTCCCCAGGACCCAACCTCCAGTTGTAGTAGGTGCTCTGAATGTGTTTCTTGACTGACAACACCTGCCTTCAGCCAAGCTGCCTCCTAGAATTTCCATAATGGTGGGAATGTTCTAtacctgtgctgtccaatatggtagccgcTCGAGGAGCccctgagcatttgaaatgtgccCGATGTGACTGAGGacctgaattttttattttatttcattttaattaacacAGCCCCATGTAGCTAGGGGCAGCCTGTGGAACAGTGCAACCTTTGAGAAGGCTCACGTTGTGGGTATGATCTCCAAAGTTACCGCCCCACCTGGGGAGTCCCGCGGCCACTGCTGGACCGAGGGCAGGGCGAGGTTGATCCAGGGCTGGGTTGGGGCAGTGTGGCCAAGACAGGGAGCAGCCTTCAGCAATGGCTTGTGTTTGCAGATAGATGTGACCCACCTGTACCTTACCTCTACAAAGGCAATGGGTCCCCAGATGACCCTTGTGCACTTTTTTTTGGCCAGTGCACTTTTTTGgcagtgaactttttttttggcCAGTGAATCTGGCCAATGATCTGCTTGTTTTTATGAAGATTAGGGATGATGAGACATGATGTCTTTCTTCCCAGGCCATATAGTCAAACCAGAACACACGACTAACCCCAGGGGCAGCGGGGGGCCATGATAGTAACAATCCCCCAATTTCTTCAGCTTAGCATCcgtgaaaaataaaactctttattcTCCAGGGTTTTGGAAAAGATCAGAGGCAGAGAACCAGAATTCAATGAAAGGGTGTCTCCTCATTTGAACCCCAAAGCAAAGGCCAGTATGAGCCAAGCGCACCTTGGGATAGCTGGCTGCTTGGGAGTCGGCCCAGCTTCTTGGGCAGTATGCCCTACAGGGTTTAAGAACGACTCTCGGtagagtttttatttcatttaaattgtgGAGCAAAGGTTGACAAACTTCTGTAGAGgctcagagagtaaatattttatgggCTTCATGGGCTTTATAGTCTCTGTCACAACcactcaactctgccactgtgGCTCAAAAGCAGCCAGACATTACATAAGCAAAGCTGtagctgtgtttcaataaaactttatttaactGGATTTGGCTCAAGGACCCCCAGCTTGCCAATCCCTGTTATAAAAGATTTCAAGATAGCTGGAATTGTTTACTTAGAACTTTCTGGAGAATGACTTATGCATTAGATGCCAGCTAACAGGAGAGCCAATAAATGGTCATGGTGACGAGCCAGAGTCTGGTCAGACTGTCTGGGTATGAATTCTGACTCCGTCACCTTTTGGTGGATTCACCTAAGCCACGTTCCTCAATTTCTCcaagccttgtttttttttttttagctgttacATGATGATAATAGTATTTACCCTACGTGGTGGTTTTGATGATtacatgagttaatatatatGAAGTACTTAGGAAAGTATTGGCACAACAGAAATTTTAGctattgtttttatctttttttttgaagatttttatttatttatttgaccaacagagatcacaagtaggcagagagaaaggcagagagagaggaagggaagcaggctccctactgagcagggagcccgatgtggggctcgatcccaggaccctgggatcatgatctgagccgaaggcagaggctttaatgcactgagccacccaggcacccacagaaaTTTTAGCTATTGTTAATGTCCCCTCATTATTGTTATCATAGTTGAAAATACCTTGTGAATTCCATCCAGGTCATTTTAGGAGTATTCACAAGGTCTGAAGTTTCAGTTTGTCCAAGGGCGATGGCAAATAGACGTTCCCTCAGATTTCTTGGGTCAAGCTGCTGCCATACCATGCAGAAATGTCACACTCCCATTTCCTTCAGGTGACCCGCCATATCACCAACTGAAGAGCCTTCCGTATCCGGCCAGGCCAACCCCATAGCTCAGATTCCCACTTTGCACTGCTCTTGGTGCTGGTAATGCAGGATTTCTCAGATTTGGGGTCCTTGAGTTGTATTTATGATCTCAGAACACTGGAAGAGTTAGGGAAATAATTTTCATCCTGAGGGCCTTCCAAAATGACCCTTTGCCTTTCCCTCCCACTGTCAGGAAACCCAGAGGAAGCTCTGGCTTttttgacagatggggaaactgaggcccagagcattAAAATTGCTTATTCAAGGTTGCATAGctaatggcagagccaggattaaaATCAGGTTTACTGTCTTCTTGCTCCTAACTTCTGATTCTTTTCTACTTTCAAGTAATATATTCATATCCAATATAGTATTTAGTACACAGTTGGTATTTCCTGATAAGGGATGTTATCAGGAAGGGGTGGGGTCCATACTGCCTGTTAATCCAGATCTATGGGTTGATTTCCTCACCTCCTTCTCTCCTGTTTGACTTTCCCAGAGCTCAGTGCCTCAGATGACAGCTCTCTATCAGATGGGCTGCTCCTGGAGGAAGGTGAGAGGGGTAGTTTAGGGATTGTTGTTAGGGCTGGGCTCCTACTGGAAGacggggatgggggtggaggggggggacTTTGGCAGAGTTCACTAGTGAGGCCTTCAAGTGGGAAGTGGAAATTTAGTGACCTAGTGAAGGCGGGGTGCCAGGCTGGGCTCAGGGTCTGTGCTCTTGCTTGAAGATCATTTCTGTGTCCCCCTGCGCATGTTCATTTGAGGGTGGGAATGTGCCGACTTTTTCCCATTCTAGAAGTTCAATCAGTTTGACagggaaataaaaagtgaattctAGCAGAGCCTGTAGAGTgcggggggtggtggtgtccCTGCCTTTGCCCTGGGACATTAATTCAATATGCACCTGTCAGACCCTAAAAGCCATCTGGCCATAATCATTGTCCCTTTTGAACAGAGGGTAGCACTGGGGATGGAAACAACAGTCAATAGATTAAAAACCCTGTTTATAAACCCTAAGGATGTTGGGGGTCAAGGTGGACCAAGAGGGTAGCACAGCCCTGCCTAGGGGAGTGCCCAGGTCAATAAGGGAATAGCACACATGGGCACAGCATGAACAAGAAAAATCGGTACGTGGAAAGTTAGCTGCAGACAGGGTAGTGGGAGCAAAGGTTAGAAGGTAGAATAATGTGAGTTAAGCAGAGTCAACCCGGGGAGGCTTCTTGAAGGAGGCAGGTGTAAAACAGCTGTGAGAGAGGCAGtcccaaaggagaagaaaacatctTCGAGCATCTGGGCCTGGAGCCACAGCCTGGAGTAGTCAGCCAAGCGGCCTTGGGAGGGAGAGCAAGGCACAGGCCAATTTGGGCCTATTTGTCAGCCACTGACTTCACCAGGTTCTTCTACCTCTGCAGAGGAGTCCCAGATGCCAAAAGCTCCCCCGGAGTCCCCAGCTCCACCTTCCCGGCCTCTCCCACCCCAGAGCCTCGAGGGCTTGGAACCCGCGGGGCCTGAGACTGGGGGCCCGGAGCGGGCCCCAATCCAGAACAGCCCCTGGAAAGAGACTAGCCTGGACCACCCCTACGAGAAGCCCAGAAAGTCTTCTGAACCCAACAGCGAGTCCAGGTCAGGACGGGGAGGAAGGAGGGCGGGGAGTAGGTGGGAACTGTGCTTGGCTGGAGGAGGGGTGCAACAGGGGAAGGTCTGGGAGACTGCCCCTCTCCTTAATTGTGTGATGGTGGGAGGCATGAGTTTTGGCGATCCCCTTCCACTGTGCCCCCCTTCCTCTGCACAACTCGAGCCCCACAATGGAGGCATTCTTGCCACTGACCTGTCTCTAATCCTTTTTCAGCAGCCCAGCCACCACACCCCAGGATGGGCCCAGCACCTCCAGCCTCTGGCTGCTGGAGCCTGCCTCCTACCATGTGGTTCCCATTCGCAGCCTTCCTGGCCAGCGGCAGGGCCGCATCAGTGCCCCAGCCACCCCCGAGATCCAAGGCAGGAGGGGCCAGTCGCAGTCTCTGAGGTAAGAGGTCACCCCagaggtgcagggagagggggacCCACTCTTGAGAGCTTACATTTGGGTGTTGGTGGCTTCTAGGATGTAGGTGGGACTGTGGATGGCACATGCCTCGTGCTGTGGCTTCTCCCTAGGATCCCTTCTTGGGGCACCTCTCAGTAGAGGCCATGCCACGCACAAGCAGGGCGTCATTTGTGAAGCAGGCTGTTTACTGCACAATGCGATTCATGGTTCGTCCCCTTAGCCAGATTCTTTTACGGCAAGAGAATATGGAACTTGGTAGACACTTTTGCAATTGTTTAAGATTGTTTTATTATTGGTGGCTGGCAGTGGACGATTCACTTTCTTAACTGATGTGCAGTCGATTCTCATTATTTGCGGTAGTTTTGCATCCCATGACATCACAGCAAACACTGAGTGAGCAATACTGAACCATTGCTCCTAGGGCAGATAGTGCGGTAGGCTCCTGAGAGCTTCTGGTCACAACATTGTTGTCAACTGATCAGTACATGACCTTGTTTCATGTGTgcttctgtttaaagacaccttatttaatatatattattgacCCATTAACCTTGAATTCCTGGCCGATAGCACTCTAGGTCATGCCCAAATAAAGCTCAAGTAATACTTAATATTCTGCAAGAAGACATATCTAGAGCCTTCCCGCACTTGGAGCCGTTTTAAACAGTAAAGTCGCCAAGAAAGAGCACAAAAATACGAAACACATCGCACTAACTAGACTGTGGAGAGGATACTCGTTTGTAGTATAAAAGCCACAACAAGAGCTCAGAGCATTGCCTTGTTCCGCCTCAGCGGAGAATGTGCCTCGTGGGCATCCCCAAATTTTCACGATTCTCTGCACGTCCACACATGACCGCAAGTGTTGTGAGTGTCGATTGGaggttacaaatacatttttgctgGGGGAGATTTTTGCAAAGACTGAATCCGCAAATAATGACAATCAGTCGGATGTTATTTTCCAATGTTTTACAAAGCTAGGACAGGCAGCACACGAACGCCCTGGGCACGACTGCTGGGTTCTTCTGTGGGTTGAAATGTGCTTGTCAGGCATTGCTAGGCGGGGTGCGGCTTGGGACAACTGCTCTCAAGTCAAgcaatgaattttatattttacatacttCCCGGGCTAGTTTACAAACGGTGCCTTTGTGCAGAGGGGTGAGAGGCGCCCCCTGTGGGCAGACACAGCCCCACTGTAGCGCCTATTAACAGTGAGGGCTGGATTTCAGCCCCTATAGGTCCTGGGCTGCCGCCCTTAGGAAGGAACACGGTGAAGGCGGCTATCTCTATATTAGTTTGGTAGCCCGGCCATATGGGTGGCTTAAATAAGAGAATTTTACTgcctcacaattctggaggccggAAGACCAAGATCAGGCtagggttggtttcttctaaggcttctctccttggcttgtggatggcGGGCCATCTACTTCCTTCCCATGGTCTGTGCCCCACACAGCTTTACAAGTCCAGCTTAGACACCCGGCCATGTCTCCCTGCACGTTTCTGTGGGTGTCATGCAGCTGGACACAGGGTCCCTAAAGTGGCAGAAAATAGGAGACATCGCTGGGGCATCCTTGCCACAAACAGCGCAAGTGTGAATGCAGCAGGAACCTGGCACAggagggcggcggggggggggggggggggggggatctggGTGTTTATTTTGGGGAGGTTTGACCCAAGACCCCGGCCTGTGAGCCATGCTTCCTGCGAGGAAGGCCTCGGCCTTGCCGTTTTATCTTCACCGCCCCCAACCCCACCGCCCCCCAAGGCCCACGGGAAGAGCCTGGGCCTCCCAGACTCCCAGACTCAGTGcgtctccccttcctcccccaggacgGATTCCTTCCGGGCGGGCCCCGAGGGCCGAGGTCGCAGCGCCTtcccccgccgccgccccacTTACTACACTGTGACGGTGCCCGACTCCTGCTTCCCCCCGACCAAGCCCCCGCTGCCCCACCCCGCCTACCACTCCTGCTCGGAGGACAGCGGCTCCGACGTCTCCAGCATCTCGCACCCCACGTCGCCCGGCAGCAGCAGCCCCGACATCTCCTTCCTGCGGCCACTGTCCCCGCCCCAGCCGCTTCGCCACCGCGGGGCCTGGGGCCCGGCCGGCGCGCTCTACCCGAAGCTGCTGCTGCCCCCCGGGCATTTGGCGCCCGGGCGCTACGTGCTGGTGGCCGAGAGCGCCCTGCCGCCGCCCGCCGAGTGGGAGCTGGGCCGCGCCGCCTCGGGCCCCGCCTACGAGGAGGACCTGCGCTGGCAGCGCCTGGTGGCCCCCCGCGGCCGCGTGCTGCGGACCCCCTCGCTCAAGGACAACCCCGCGGGCCGTGCGCTCAGCAAGGCGGCCGTCTCAGAGGAGCTCAAGTCGTGGCACGAGCGCGCGCGCCTCCGGAGCGGCCGCCCACACTCGCTGGACCGCCAGGGGGCCTTCCGCGTCCGGAGCCTGCCCCCCGGGAGAGAGGGCTTTGGGCGAGCCCTGGGTCCCCGGACACAGGTACGACGGCTCCGGGCTTCCGGGGAGGGGGCCTGCCGCTGGGGGAAGGGCTGCCGCTCTAGCGGGTCCGGAGCAGAGAGGCGGCATGCCTGCAGCACCACCTGCAGCCAGGAAGGACAGACCACTAAAACGTTTCCCCCTGGCTTCGCAAGGCCTCCCTGGGGCCTCTCCTAATTTTGCCTCTGGCTCCAGAACGCATACCCACCTGCGCTGGTGGAGGTAATCCTGGAAGAGAGCAGAGACGTTTTTCCTTAATGGCTCCATAGATGGTCCGCAAAGCAGATAAGCCTCTATTCATAATCGGAAGTCCAAGCCGAATTAACCCCCAAATTTCCTGACCTGAAGGCTCAGGACAAAGGGAGTCTGAAAACGTGTTCGCAGAAGCCAGAACCTGTGATTGCCTGTGTGTCATCTTTCTCTGACAGCCCTCTACACCTGGGGGCTGAGAAGCAGGGTAGCTGAAGGTTAAGGGCACAGACTCTGAAGTTAGGCTTGGGGGGGTGGGAGTAATATTGATTGGCCAGGCGTCTATCTCAGAGGGCCAGGACCTTCACATGAGTTACTGTGTGTAAAATGATCAGAGTCGTGTATAAGTAAGTACTAGTCAGTGGTTCTCTTATTGGCCAGGGGCCAGACTGGTAAGATAGAGCACTCTGACATGACGTAAGGGTGTCAACTGTGGATTCAGTGGCCCTGACCTTCATTCCGGAAGTGGGGGTAACACAGGAgtcctgtcttctttctctctggtacGGAGGGCTCTGCAGGGGGTGTGCTCCAGAAGTTACCAACAGGCTGCTCCTTTGAGACCCACGATTCCTAGCAGGCCCAGCTGCacgtccctcccccacccacccccagttCTCTGGGCTGCAGCTGGCATCCTGGCCGGGCAGCAGCCTGGCCCCTGTCCCGGGCCGCACCCTCCAGCTGACGCgcttttgcttttcccttcctGCCAGCTTGAACCTGCCCTCAGCCCAGGCCCAGCCCATCCCAACCTGCCCAACAGGGAGGATGACAAGAAGTGAGCCCAGGAAAGGCAGGGAGTAGGAGGTCAAGGTGCCTGTCACACCCCTGGAGTGGAAAATAGATAAAGGGTGATCAACGGGGGACATTGAAcctcctggggtggggcaggggctgagagGCTGGGCCCGTGTTGCTGCCAGTCAGCGTCCATAGGGACGGGGATGGCATGCCTGCATTTGCTCTCTGGACATTTCTACCTGGTTTGCTCACagatctctcctttcttcctgacCCTGGCAGGTGGCCACAGTGTATGTGCCCCGGAGATCACCCGAAGGGGCCCCCGTGCAAGTCTTTGTGCCTGAGAATGGCGAGATTGTCAGCCAGGTGTAACCAAGGCCTGGTGTTACCGTGTACCCCCCACACCCCGGCCCTCCTACTGGAAAAGACTTGTCCACAACAGGACCGGAGCCGAGCCCTCCCAGCCTTGAGTGCCTTCTTCAGCTCCTTGACCCCCATCGCAGGTCGATGAGCCGGggctgagcctttttttttttttttttttttttttttttttaatttttttttccagaaacccTGACTTTAGGATTTATATTTGTGATATGTCCTCAAAATCCCTATAATATGATGATGCATTATTCCCCAGAGCTTGGTCTACTGGACTTGAGGCCTTGCCTGTCTGACTGACGGCTTCTGTCTCCTTCTGCAAGCGGCAGGAGATGCGTGAGGCAGAGGTCACGTTGGGATTCCTCACGGACTTGGGATTCCTCACAGACTCGACCCTTGGGCTCCAAGAACATCCCCAGGGAACAGCTCCTGTCCCTGGGACTGCAGCTAGAGGCATACTAgtgtgcctcccccaccccacaattTCCTAGCTCTCTGGGTACTGTAGGGGTGTCTGAGCAGGGGGAGAGTCTTCTTCCCCCTTTATAATGTGCTCTGTGATGCACACACGAAGCGGTAGGTTCAAGATTCTATGTCCTGGTGGAGTATTGTCTTCCAGGATGGACCCTGTCTTTTCCTCACCCCgtaacccccaacccccaccctgtaGGGGCCCCAGTCATTCACCATGTGCTGTCTGTGCCCTCTGGGCTCCCACATCGACTCAGACTTCTGAGCCTTGAATTTGGGGCTTCGCCAGATTGTAGCATTCggaggcccaggctgggggctggcCTGTGGTGTTTGGCGGAGGGCAGCTCATATTCTGACCAGCTTCTCTGGGCGTCGTGAAGACTGGCAACCCCACCCTTCCTTCTGTCACCTTTTCATTA from Lutra lutra chromosome 15, mLutLut1.2, whole genome shotgun sequence includes these protein-coding regions:
- the INAVA gene encoding innate immunity activator protein isoform X1, translating into MLQMPKLNEIPPGREGRGETRGERRWPGQAGPEAARQDRGARGQAGGARAPWDSWGTCRLSPHPGSGWERHHPSLLCAPSSPTSIMENKDEVSDTDSGIILQSGPDSPVSPMKELTHAVRKQQRALEARLEARLEELKRLCLREAELTGILPAEYPLKPGEKAPKVRRRIGAAYKLDERALHREDPLSSLERELALQLQIAEAARRLCREENLSRQARRQRKHAMLQEEKKLKELERCLGEQRRASGPPSTAALPLGRELSASDDSSLSDGLLLEEEESQMPKAPPESPAPPSRPLPPQSLEGLEPAGPETGGPERAPIQNSPWKETSLDHPYEKPRKSSEPNSESSSPATTPQDGPSTSSLWLLEPASYHVVPIRSLPGQRQGRISAPATPEIQGRRGQSQSLRTDSFRAGPEGRGRSAFPRRRPTYYTVTVPDSCFPPTKPPLPHPAYHSCSEDSGSDVSSISHPTSPGSSSPDISFLRPLSPPQPLRHRGAWGPAGALYPKLLLPPGHLAPGRYVLVAESALPPPAEWELGRAASGPAYEEDLRWQRLVAPRGRVLRTPSLKDNPAGRALSKAAVSEELKSWHERARLRSGRPHSLDRQGAFRVRSLPPGREGFGRALGPRTQVATVYVPRRSPEGAPVQVFVPENGEIVSQV
- the INAVA gene encoding innate immunity activator protein isoform X3; protein product: MENKDEVSDTDSGIILQSGPDSPVSPMKELTHAVRKQQRALEARLEARLEELKRLCLREAELTGILPAEYPLKPGEKAPKVRRRIGAAYKLDERALHREDPLSSLERELALQLQIAEAARRLCREENLSRQARRQRKHAMLQEEKKLKELERCLGEQRRASGPPSTAALPLGRELSASDDSSLSDGLLLEEEESQMPKAPPESPAPPSRPLPPQSLEGLEPAGPETGGPERAPIQNSPWKETSLDHPYEKPRKSSEPNSESSPATTPQDGPSTSSLWLLEPASYHVVPIRSLPGQRQGRISAPATPEIQGRRGQSQSLRTDSFRAGPEGRGRSAFPRRRPTYYTVTVPDSCFPPTKPPLPHPAYHSCSEDSGSDVSSISHPTSPGSSSPDISFLRPLSPPQPLRHRGAWGPAGALYPKLLLPPGHLAPGRYVLVAESALPPPAEWELGRAASGPAYEEDLRWQRLVAPRGRVLRTPSLKDNPAGRALSKAAVSEELKSWHERARLRSGRPHSLDRQGAFRVRSLPPGREGFGRALGPRTQVATVYVPRRSPEGAPVQVFVPENGEIVSQV
- the INAVA gene encoding innate immunity activator protein isoform X2, whose protein sequence is MENKDEVSDTDSGIILQSGPDSPVSPMKELTHAVRKQQRALEARLEARLEELKRLCLREAELTGILPAEYPLKPGEKAPKVRRRIGAAYKLDERALHREDPLSSLERELALQLQIAEAARRLCREENLSRQARRQRKHAMLQEEKKLKELERCLGEQRRASGPPSTAALPLGRELSASDDSSLSDGLLLEEEESQMPKAPPESPAPPSRPLPPQSLEGLEPAGPETGGPERAPIQNSPWKETSLDHPYEKPRKSSEPNSESSSPATTPQDGPSTSSLWLLEPASYHVVPIRSLPGQRQGRISAPATPEIQGRRGQSQSLRTDSFRAGPEGRGRSAFPRRRPTYYTVTVPDSCFPPTKPPLPHPAYHSCSEDSGSDVSSISHPTSPGSSSPDISFLRPLSPPQPLRHRGAWGPAGALYPKLLLPPGHLAPGRYVLVAESALPPPAEWELGRAASGPAYEEDLRWQRLVAPRGRVLRTPSLKDNPAGRALSKAAVSEELKSWHERARLRSGRPHSLDRQGAFRVRSLPPGREGFGRALGPRTQVATVYVPRRSPEGAPVQVFVPENGEIVSQV